From Pseudomonas sp. B21-028, one genomic window encodes:
- the tssJ gene encoding type VI secretion system lipoprotein TssJ: MSRCTMLFLTTLTTVVTTLLLAGCTTLSPFSTMTKLALTLTASDQLNPDLNGRPSPVVVRLFELRHPVAFENSDFFSLYERARETLSPDLLSSEELELRPGETVELKLDIAGGGRYVGVVAAYRDLPQARWRYTLPVTAAQLNKASLILDQDGITNAIETPAGTDAR; encoded by the coding sequence ATGTCTCGTTGCACGATGCTTTTCCTCACCACCTTGACGACCGTTGTCACGACGTTGCTGTTGGCCGGTTGCACCACGCTGTCGCCGTTTTCGACGATGACTAAACTCGCCCTCACGCTGACGGCCAGCGATCAACTCAACCCGGACCTCAACGGACGACCATCGCCGGTGGTAGTGCGGCTGTTTGAGCTCAGGCACCCGGTGGCCTTCGAAAATTCGGACTTCTTCAGCCTCTATGAACGCGCCAGGGAGACGTTGTCGCCGGACCTGCTTTCCAGCGAAGAACTGGAGCTGCGCCCGGGTGAGACTGTAGAGCTGAAGCTCGACATCGCTGGCGGTGGTCGTTACGTCGGAGTCGTCGCTGCGTACCGTGACCTGCCACAAGCGCGCTGGCGTTATACCTTGCCAGTCACCGCGGCGCAGCTCAACAAGGCAAGCCTGATCCTCGATCAGGATGGGATTACCAACGCCATTGAAACACCTGCCGGAACCGACGCCCGATGA
- the tssK gene encoding type VI secretion system baseplate subunit TssK produces MNHDKVIWQEGMLLRPQHLQHNDRYFDHQLKFRTRFLAQYTWGFLALEIDTQFLNMGQLVVSQASGVLPDGSLFDLNSSAGPLVLEVPPNTSNTSIYLALPLVTGNRVESRRPEHSDVLARYITYEMQVADCNAADTLSSQISCGRPDLRLLLGEQQTDQAFVKLKLCEVLDTTSDGVIRLDPDFVPTFIQAGSSSYLRSCLKEVIGMLGHRGDSLAERIRSNGKAGGTQVGDFMMLQLINRNELLLRHDLDLEQVHPERLYRTLLSLLGELATFSGESKRPPLNNHYRHGDQGGCFRSLMQGIRQMLSMVLEQHVIELPLQARQYGIIVSPVHDLSLLGSASFVLAASAHCDGEELRQRLPSQLKVGPVERIRQLVNLHLPGIRIRPLPVAPRQIAFHANKTYFILEPNPEDLSQLKRSAGFAFHVSGDFTELELNFWAIRN; encoded by the coding sequence ATGAATCACGACAAAGTCATCTGGCAGGAAGGCATGCTGCTGCGCCCACAGCATTTGCAGCACAACGATCGCTACTTCGATCACCAGTTGAAATTCCGCACGCGCTTCCTGGCCCAGTACACCTGGGGATTCCTGGCGCTGGAAATCGACACCCAGTTTCTCAACATGGGTCAGTTGGTGGTCAGCCAAGCCTCTGGCGTCCTGCCGGACGGCAGCCTGTTCGACTTGAACAGCAGCGCCGGCCCCCTGGTCCTGGAAGTCCCTCCCAATACCAGCAATACGTCGATCTACCTTGCTTTGCCGCTGGTAACCGGCAATCGCGTCGAGTCCCGTCGTCCAGAGCATTCTGATGTACTCGCGCGCTACATCACCTACGAAATGCAGGTGGCCGATTGCAATGCCGCAGACACGCTCAGCAGCCAGATCAGTTGCGGCCGTCCGGATCTGCGCCTGCTGCTCGGCGAACAGCAGACCGATCAGGCGTTCGTGAAGCTCAAGCTTTGCGAGGTACTCGATACCACGTCCGATGGGGTGATCAGGCTCGATCCGGACTTTGTGCCGACCTTCATCCAGGCCGGTTCATCCAGTTATCTGCGCTCGTGTCTCAAGGAGGTCATCGGCATGCTGGGACACCGGGGCGACAGCCTCGCCGAACGGATTCGCTCCAACGGCAAGGCCGGAGGCACGCAAGTCGGCGACTTCATGATGCTGCAGTTGATCAACCGTAACGAACTGCTGTTGCGTCATGACCTGGATCTGGAGCAGGTACACCCCGAACGGCTGTACCGCACCTTGCTGAGCCTGCTGGGTGAGTTGGCGACGTTTTCCGGTGAGAGCAAACGCCCACCGCTCAACAACCATTATCGCCACGGTGACCAGGGTGGTTGCTTTCGAAGCTTGATGCAGGGCATCCGCCAGATGCTTTCCATGGTGCTTGAACAGCATGTGATCGAACTGCCCTTGCAGGCACGTCAATACGGAATCATCGTCTCGCCGGTCCACGACCTATCACTGCTGGGCTCGGCTTCGTTCGTCCTGGCGGCGAGCGCCCATTGCGACGGCGAAGAGCTGCGCCAGCGTTTGCCCTCGCAGCTCAAGGTCGGTCCGGTGGAACGCATCCGTCAGTTGGTCAATCTGCACTTGCCCGGGATCCGGATCAGGCCCCTGCCCGTGGCGCCGCGGCAGATTGCATTCCATGCCAACAAGACCTACTTCATCCTCGAGCCCAACCCCGAAGACCTGTCCCAACTGAAGCGCTCGGCAGGCTTTGCCTTTCATGTTTCCGGAGACTTCACCGAGCTTGAACTGAACTTCTGGGCCATCAGGAACTGA
- the icmH gene encoding type IVB secretion system protein IcmH/DotU, with protein MDKENPQDETTVLLDHHGQRPASQPLTNAAAPPRIEQLQERMIYAAHQPSTRTSTTGLNPLVAAASGLLSQLARLKHGRDREDLRTLKLELTRDLEQFEARAVQSGVESSQLVAARYVLCTVIDEAVVTTSWGNGNGWSQMSLLSTFHNETFGGEKVFQLLDRLSKNPTRHLPILELLYLCLSLGFEGKYRVQARGALELEGVRDSLYRLIRQVRGEVPNELSPHCESLEGVRRDPVRIVQAWTVALFTLICLGMMYSSFAWVLAEHRKTVLHPYQSPAPVTAQPLP; from the coding sequence ATGGACAAGGAAAATCCTCAGGACGAAACCACCGTCCTGCTCGATCATCACGGCCAACGTCCGGCTTCGCAGCCATTGACCAATGCCGCCGCGCCGCCGCGAATAGAGCAGTTGCAGGAGCGCATGATCTACGCCGCGCACCAGCCATCCACGCGGACATCAACGACGGGCCTCAATCCGCTGGTAGCGGCGGCATCCGGGTTGCTGTCGCAATTGGCAAGGCTCAAACATGGTCGCGATCGTGAGGACTTGCGAACCCTCAAACTCGAACTGACCCGGGATCTGGAACAGTTCGAAGCCCGCGCCGTGCAGAGCGGTGTCGAGAGCAGCCAATTGGTCGCCGCCCGTTATGTGCTCTGCACAGTGATCGACGAAGCGGTGGTCACTACATCATGGGGCAATGGAAACGGTTGGTCGCAGATGAGCCTGCTCAGTACCTTCCATAACGAAACCTTCGGCGGCGAAAAGGTCTTCCAGTTGCTGGATCGCTTGTCGAAAAATCCCACCAGACACTTGCCGATACTCGAGTTGCTGTACCTGTGCCTCTCCCTCGGTTTCGAGGGCAAATACCGGGTTCAGGCGCGCGGAGCACTGGAGCTCGAAGGCGTCCGCGACAGCCTCTACCGGCTGATCCGCCAGGTACGTGGCGAGGTTCCCAATGAACTGTCACCTCATTGCGAAAGCCTCGAAGGGGTACGTCGCGACCCCGTTCGCATCGTTCAGGCCTGGACCGTGGCGCTCTTCACCCTGATATGCCTGGGGATGATGTATTCGAGCTTTGCCTGGGTACTGGCCGAGCACCGCAAGACTGTCCTGCACCCTTATCAATCACCAGCGCCGGTCACCGCTCAACCGTTGCCATAA